One Mauremys mutica isolate MM-2020 ecotype Southern unplaced genomic scaffold, ASM2049712v1 Super-Scaffold_339, whole genome shotgun sequence genomic region harbors:
- the CBLC gene encoding E3 ubiquitin-protein ligase CBL-C isoform X5 — translation MAAAGGPGARRGPFALGAAARRSLDKALQGLEKLQRLVEQPGLGLRNSPPCLLQLLPQMRQHLLLIRGQPGASLSCLWEAGYFPVYINNLQRKVKQATKLFKGDPAGIFQEGSASRRMLTKLSLIFSHMLGELRALIPNGQDEGHQYQPSQPPAKAFWRGTWGARSLVSWSEFQAGLQRVHPVAPGPMAAALRATMDLTCSDHVSIFEFDIFTRLFQPWPTLLKNWTHLAVTHPGYVAFLTYDEVRARLQTYCNKPGSYVFRLSCTRLGQWAIGYVSRDGSILQTIPQDRPLFQALIEGHKEGFYLYPDGKNVNPDLTELTEPTAQNRIEVSPDQAQLYSQMGSTFQLCKICAENDKDVRLQPCGHLLCRDCLNAWQQVQTPTCPFCRREIQGHEEIRIDPVGGQGAGAAPDEDDDDLEDVESVLRELAALRKGILHSPPAWTLRCLVLPSPPGWICSSPGTRTPQPR, via the exons ATGGCTGCTGCAGGGGGACCAGGGGCCCGGCGGGGCCCCTTCGCCCTGGGCGCCGCCGCTCGGCGCTCGCTGGACAAGGCCCTACAGGGGCTGGAGAAGTTGCagcggctggtggagcagccggggctggggctgaggaacagccccccctgcctgctccagctcctgccccagatgCGCCAGCACCTGCTGCTGATCCGGGGCCAGCCTGGGGCCAGCCTGAGCTGCCTCTGGGAGGCCGGCTACTTCCCTGTCTACATCAACAACCTGCAGCGCAAGGTCAAGCAGGCCACCAAGCTCTTCAAGGGAGACCCGGCCGGAATTTTCCAGGAGGGGTCGGCCTCCAG GAGGATGCTGACCAAGCTGTCGCTGATCTTCAGCCACATGCTGGGGGAGCTCCGAGCCCTGATCCCCAACGGGCAGGACGAGGGGCACCAGTACCAGCCCAGCCAGCCGCCCGCCAAGGCCTTCTggagagggacatggggggcacG gagcCTGGTGTCGTGGAGCGAGTTccaggcagggctgcagcgggtTCACCCCGTGGCGCCCGGCCCCATGGCCGCGGCCCTGAGAGCCACCATGGACCTGACCTGCAGCGACCATGTGTCCATCTTCGAGTTCGACATCTTCACTCGCCTCTTCCAG ccctggcccACGCTGCTAAAGAACTGGACCCACCTGGCAGTGACGCACCCGGGCTACGTGGCCTTCCTGACCTACGACGAAGTGAGGGCGCGGCTGCAAACCTACTGCAACAAGCCGGGCAG CTATGTGTTTCGGCTCAGTTGCACGCGGCTGGGGCAGTGGGCCATCGGCTACGTGAGCCGGGACGGGAGCATCCTGCAGACCAtcccccaggacagacccctctTCCAGGCTCTGATCGAGGGGCACAAGGAGGGCTT TTACCTGTATCCAGATGGGAAGAACGTGAATCCGGACCTGACGGAGCTGACAGAACCGACGGCTCAGAACCGGATCGAGGTCTCACCG gacCAAGCCCAGCTCTACTCCCAGATGGGATCCACCTTCCAGCTCTGTAAAATCTGCGCTGAGAACGACAAGGATGTTCGGCTCCAGCCATGTGGGCACCTGCTGTGCAGGGACTGCCTGAACGCCTGGCAG CAAGTGCAGACCCCGACCTGCCCCTTCTGCCGCCGGGAGATCCAGGGGCATGAGGAGATTCGCATCGACCCCGTcggcgggcagggggcgggggcggctccGGATGAGGATGACGACGACCTGGAGGATGTGGAGTCGGTGCTGCGGGAGCTGGCGGCCCTgaggaag GGCATCCTGCATTCCCCCCCTGCCTGGACCCTGAGGTGCCTGGTCCTCCCGTCCCCCCCCGGCTGgatctgctccagcccagggacccggACCCCACAGCCCAG
- the CEACAM19 gene encoding carcinoembryonic antigen-related cell adhesion molecule 19, producing MGGPCVRNTPYKGVLIAGCLLLCWGPRPVVCTVVVHVIPEAPSVGQNVILSVEAGLDPLRHFDWYRGRLADGSTRIFSYSPGQERPQRNGVQFTGREVGFPNGSLLLRGAQANDSGTYQVALQLVPQASEKGTVELRVSAPATTLGPRTLLPPGSGTGPPPATAAPSTPQVLGWVVAGVVVGILLTGALGAVVIYHLVLRRSDLARGSTGKLDPKGKKPQRSARDDMEPIYEVMESPLELPQPEGRNPETDPQAPPAIPLPPQPDPNYTELLKRAESVYAQIQR from the exons ATGGGAGGGCCTTGTGTCCGGAACACCCCATATAAGGGGGTTCTGATTGCAG GCTGTCTCCTGTTGTGCTGGGGTCCCCGCCCTGTGGTTTGTACTGTTGTGGTGCACGTGATCCCGGAGGCTCCGTCCGTCGGGCAGAACGTCATTCTGTCCGTGGAAGCCGGCCTGGATCCCCTGCGTCACTTCGACTGGTACCGGGGGCGGCTGGCTGATGGCAGCACCCGCATCTTCAGCTACTCCCCGGGGCAGGAGCGCCCCCAGCGCAACGGGGTGCAGTTCACGGGCCGCGAGGTTGGCTTTCCCAACGGGTCTCTGCTCCTCCGGGGCGCCCAGGCCAATGACAGCGGCACCTACCAGGTCGCTCTGCAGCTGGTGCCGCAGGCCAGCGAGAAGGGCACCGTGGAGCTGCGGGTGAGCG CACCAGCGACCACCCTGGGTCCAAGGACACTGCTCCCCCCGGGCTCAGGCACAGGGCCTCCCCCGGCCACAGCGGCCCCCAGCACCccgcaggtcctgggctgggtgGTGGCGGGGGTCGTGGTTGGGATTTTGCTGACCGGAGCTCTGGGAGCCGTGGTCATCTACCACCTCGTCCTGCGCAGGTCGGACCTGGCCAGAGG CTCCACAGGAAAACTGGATCCCAAAGGGAAGAAACCACAAAGATCTGCCAGGG ATGACATGGAGCCGATTTACGAGGTGATGGAGTCTCCCTTGGAGTTGCCGCAGCCGGAGGGGAGAAACCCTGAAACTGACCCCCAAGCTCCCCCG GCCATCCCCTTGcctccccagccagaccccaACTACACG gagCTGCTGAAGCGAGCCGAGTCCGTGTATGCCCAGATCCAGAGGTGA
- the CBLC gene encoding E3 ubiquitin-protein ligase CBL-C isoform X4 translates to MAAAGGPGARRGPFALGAAARRSLDKALQGLEKLQRLVEQPGLGLRNSPPCLLQLLPQMRQHLLLIRGQPGASLSCLWEAGYFPVYINNLQRKVKQATKLFKGDPAGIFQEGSASRRMLTKLSLIFSHMLGELRALIPNGQDEGHQYQPSQPPAKAFWRGTWGARSLVSWSEFQAGLQRVHPVAPGPMAAALRATMDLTCSDHVSIFEFDIFTRLFQPWPTLLKNWTHLAVTHPGYVAFLTYDEVRARLQTYCNKPGSYVFRLSCTRLGQWAIGYVSRDGSILQTIPQDRPLFQALIEGHKEGFYLYPDGKNVNPDLTELTEPTAQNRIEVSPDQAQLYSQMGSTFQLCKICAENDKDVRLQPCGHLLCRDCLNAWQQVQTPTCPFCRREIQGHEEIRIDPVGGQGAGAAPDEDDDDLEDVESVLRELAALRKAGHPAFPPCLDPEVPGPPVPPRLDLLQPRDPDPTAQVSDAGWEATGVRAQGARECG, encoded by the exons ATGGCTGCTGCAGGGGGACCAGGGGCCCGGCGGGGCCCCTTCGCCCTGGGCGCCGCCGCTCGGCGCTCGCTGGACAAGGCCCTACAGGGGCTGGAGAAGTTGCagcggctggtggagcagccggggctggggctgaggaacagccccccctgcctgctccagctcctgccccagatgCGCCAGCACCTGCTGCTGATCCGGGGCCAGCCTGGGGCCAGCCTGAGCTGCCTCTGGGAGGCCGGCTACTTCCCTGTCTACATCAACAACCTGCAGCGCAAGGTCAAGCAGGCCACCAAGCTCTTCAAGGGAGACCCGGCCGGAATTTTCCAGGAGGGGTCGGCCTCCAG GAGGATGCTGACCAAGCTGTCGCTGATCTTCAGCCACATGCTGGGGGAGCTCCGAGCCCTGATCCCCAACGGGCAGGACGAGGGGCACCAGTACCAGCCCAGCCAGCCGCCCGCCAAGGCCTTCTggagagggacatggggggcacG gagcCTGGTGTCGTGGAGCGAGTTccaggcagggctgcagcgggtTCACCCCGTGGCGCCCGGCCCCATGGCCGCGGCCCTGAGAGCCACCATGGACCTGACCTGCAGCGACCATGTGTCCATCTTCGAGTTCGACATCTTCACTCGCCTCTTCCAG ccctggcccACGCTGCTAAAGAACTGGACCCACCTGGCAGTGACGCACCCGGGCTACGTGGCCTTCCTGACCTACGACGAAGTGAGGGCGCGGCTGCAAACCTACTGCAACAAGCCGGGCAG CTATGTGTTTCGGCTCAGTTGCACGCGGCTGGGGCAGTGGGCCATCGGCTACGTGAGCCGGGACGGGAGCATCCTGCAGACCAtcccccaggacagacccctctTCCAGGCTCTGATCGAGGGGCACAAGGAGGGCTT TTACCTGTATCCAGATGGGAAGAACGTGAATCCGGACCTGACGGAGCTGACAGAACCGACGGCTCAGAACCGGATCGAGGTCTCACCG gacCAAGCCCAGCTCTACTCCCAGATGGGATCCACCTTCCAGCTCTGTAAAATCTGCGCTGAGAACGACAAGGATGTTCGGCTCCAGCCATGTGGGCACCTGCTGTGCAGGGACTGCCTGAACGCCTGGCAG CAAGTGCAGACCCCGACCTGCCCCTTCTGCCGCCGGGAGATCCAGGGGCATGAGGAGATTCGCATCGACCCCGTcggcgggcagggggcgggggcggctccGGATGAGGATGACGACGACCTGGAGGATGTGGAGTCGGTGCTGCGGGAGCTGGCGGCCCTgaggaag GCAGGGCATCCTGCATTCCCCCCCTGCCTGGACCCTGAGGTGCCTGGTCCTCCCGTCCCCCCCCGGCTGgatctgctccagcccagggacccggACCCCACAGCCCAGGTGAGCGACGCTGGCTGGGAGGCAACCGGAGTGAGGGCACAAGGGGCAAGGGAATGTGG
- the CBLC gene encoding E3 ubiquitin-protein ligase CBL-C isoform X3, protein MAAAGGPGARRGPFALGAAARRSLDKALQGLEKLQRLVEQPGLGLRNSPPCLLQLLPQMRQHLLLIRGQPGASLSCLWEAGYFPVYINNLQRKVKQATKLFKGDPAGIFQEGSASRRMLTKLSLIFSHMLGELRALIPNGQDEGHQYQPSQPPAKAFWRGTWGARSLVSWSEFQAGLQRVHPVAPGPMAAALRATMDLTCSDHVSIFEFDIFTRLFQPWPTLLKNWTHLAVTHPGYVAFLTYDEVRARLQTYCNKPGSYVFRLSCTRLGQWAIGYVSRDGSILQTIPQDRPLFQALIEGHKEGFYLYPDGKNVNPDLTELTEPTAQNRIEVSPDQAQLYSQMGSTFQLCKICAENDKDVRLQPCGHLLCRDCLNAWQQVQTPTCPFCRREIQGHEEIRIDPVGGQGAGAAPDEDDDDLEDVESVLRELAALRKAGHPAFPPCLDPEVPGPPVPPRLDLLQPRDPDPTAQDLPLPPLGHPSQNPSDWIRHRPLPPRPRPRGPPAPPLSHGPEEPS, encoded by the exons ATGGCTGCTGCAGGGGGACCAGGGGCCCGGCGGGGCCCCTTCGCCCTGGGCGCCGCCGCTCGGCGCTCGCTGGACAAGGCCCTACAGGGGCTGGAGAAGTTGCagcggctggtggagcagccggggctggggctgaggaacagccccccctgcctgctccagctcctgccccagatgCGCCAGCACCTGCTGCTGATCCGGGGCCAGCCTGGGGCCAGCCTGAGCTGCCTCTGGGAGGCCGGCTACTTCCCTGTCTACATCAACAACCTGCAGCGCAAGGTCAAGCAGGCCACCAAGCTCTTCAAGGGAGACCCGGCCGGAATTTTCCAGGAGGGGTCGGCCTCCAG GAGGATGCTGACCAAGCTGTCGCTGATCTTCAGCCACATGCTGGGGGAGCTCCGAGCCCTGATCCCCAACGGGCAGGACGAGGGGCACCAGTACCAGCCCAGCCAGCCGCCCGCCAAGGCCTTCTggagagggacatggggggcacG gagcCTGGTGTCGTGGAGCGAGTTccaggcagggctgcagcgggtTCACCCCGTGGCGCCCGGCCCCATGGCCGCGGCCCTGAGAGCCACCATGGACCTGACCTGCAGCGACCATGTGTCCATCTTCGAGTTCGACATCTTCACTCGCCTCTTCCAG ccctggcccACGCTGCTAAAGAACTGGACCCACCTGGCAGTGACGCACCCGGGCTACGTGGCCTTCCTGACCTACGACGAAGTGAGGGCGCGGCTGCAAACCTACTGCAACAAGCCGGGCAG CTATGTGTTTCGGCTCAGTTGCACGCGGCTGGGGCAGTGGGCCATCGGCTACGTGAGCCGGGACGGGAGCATCCTGCAGACCAtcccccaggacagacccctctTCCAGGCTCTGATCGAGGGGCACAAGGAGGGCTT TTACCTGTATCCAGATGGGAAGAACGTGAATCCGGACCTGACGGAGCTGACAGAACCGACGGCTCAGAACCGGATCGAGGTCTCACCG gacCAAGCCCAGCTCTACTCCCAGATGGGATCCACCTTCCAGCTCTGTAAAATCTGCGCTGAGAACGACAAGGATGTTCGGCTCCAGCCATGTGGGCACCTGCTGTGCAGGGACTGCCTGAACGCCTGGCAG CAAGTGCAGACCCCGACCTGCCCCTTCTGCCGCCGGGAGATCCAGGGGCATGAGGAGATTCGCATCGACCCCGTcggcgggcagggggcgggggcggctccGGATGAGGATGACGACGACCTGGAGGATGTGGAGTCGGTGCTGCGGGAGCTGGCGGCCCTgaggaag GCAGGGCATCCTGCATTCCCCCCCTGCCTGGACCCTGAGGTGCCTGGTCCTCCCGTCCCCCCCCGGCTGgatctgctccagcccagggacccggACCCCACAGCCCAG GACCTCCCACTGCCCCCCTTGGGCCaccccag
- the CBLC gene encoding E3 ubiquitin-protein ligase CBL-C isoform X6, with protein sequence MAAAGGPGARRGPFALGAAARRSLDKALQGLEKLQRLVEQPGLGLRNSPPCLLQLLPQMRQHLLLIRGQPGASLSCLWEAGYFPVYINNLQRKVKQATKLFKGDPAGIFQEGSASRRMLTKLSLIFSHMLGELRALIPNGQDEGHQYQPSQPPAKAFWRGTWGARSLVSWSEFQAGLQRVHPVAPGPMAAALRATMDLTCSDHVSIFEFDIFTRLFQPWPTLLKNWTHLAVTHPGYVAFLTYDEVRARLQTYCNKPGSYVFRLSCTRLGQWAIGYVSRDGSILQTIPQDRPLFQALIEGHKEGFYLYPDGKNVNPDLTELTEPTAQNRIEVSPDQAQLYSQMGSTFQLCKICAENDKDVRLQPCGHLLCRDCLNAWQQVQTPTCPFCRREIQGHEEIRIDPVGGQGAGAAPDEDDDDLEDVESVLRELAALRKGILHSPPAWTLRCLVLPSPPGWICSSPGTRTPQPR encoded by the exons ATGGCTGCTGCAGGGGGACCAGGGGCCCGGCGGGGCCCCTTCGCCCTGGGCGCCGCCGCTCGGCGCTCGCTGGACAAGGCCCTACAGGGGCTGGAGAAGTTGCagcggctggtggagcagccggggctggggctgaggaacagccccccctgcctgctccagctcctgccccagatgCGCCAGCACCTGCTGCTGATCCGGGGCCAGCCTGGGGCCAGCCTGAGCTGCCTCTGGGAGGCCGGCTACTTCCCTGTCTACATCAACAACCTGCAGCGCAAGGTCAAGCAGGCCACCAAGCTCTTCAAGGGAGACCCGGCCGGAATTTTCCAGGAGGGGTCGGCCTCCAG GAGGATGCTGACCAAGCTGTCGCTGATCTTCAGCCACATGCTGGGGGAGCTCCGAGCCCTGATCCCCAACGGGCAGGACGAGGGGCACCAGTACCAGCCCAGCCAGCCGCCCGCCAAGGCCTTCTggagagggacatggggggcacG gagcCTGGTGTCGTGGAGCGAGTTccaggcagggctgcagcgggtTCACCCCGTGGCGCCCGGCCCCATGGCCGCGGCCCTGAGAGCCACCATGGACCTGACCTGCAGCGACCATGTGTCCATCTTCGAGTTCGACATCTTCACTCGCCTCTTCCAG ccctggcccACGCTGCTAAAGAACTGGACCCACCTGGCAGTGACGCACCCGGGCTACGTGGCCTTCCTGACCTACGACGAAGTGAGGGCGCGGCTGCAAACCTACTGCAACAAGCCGGGCAG CTATGTGTTTCGGCTCAGTTGCACGCGGCTGGGGCAGTGGGCCATCGGCTACGTGAGCCGGGACGGGAGCATCCTGCAGACCAtcccccaggacagacccctctTCCAGGCTCTGATCGAGGGGCACAAGGAGGGCTT TTACCTGTATCCAGATGGGAAGAACGTGAATCCGGACCTGACGGAGCTGACAGAACCGACGGCTCAGAACCGGATCGAGGTCTCACCG gacCAAGCCCAGCTCTACTCCCAGATGGGATCCACCTTCCAGCTCTGTAAAATCTGCGCTGAGAACGACAAGGATGTTCGGCTCCAGCCATGTGGGCACCTGCTGTGCAGGGACTGCCTGAACGCCTGGCAG CAAGTGCAGACCCCGACCTGCCCCTTCTGCCGCCGGGAGATCCAGGGGCATGAGGAGATTCGCATCGACCCCGTcggcgggcagggggcgggggcggctccGGATGAGGATGACGACGACCTGGAGGATGTGGAGTCGGTGCTGCGGGAGCTGGCGGCCCTgaggaag GGCATCCTGCATTCCCCCCCTGCCTGGACCCTGAGGTGCCTGGTCCTCCCGTCCCCCCCCGGCTGgatctgctccagcccagggacccggACCCCACAGCCCAGGTGA
- the BCL3 gene encoding B-cell lymphoma 3 protein, with protein sequence MAEEMPVDLRTWRKGDSPECQGSGVPRPKDPGGQRAPQGSRPFPAPWPGAPGGPRTPPPHLGAPSPGPPDEGGRKAETSLPLRKRRYAVRGPGWERPGPPAGKVPKTESDGGQEGASGGQHPPFCNGYCPPYVAVEYARLPAPYLIGLTGPFLVPERAPFFHPVAPHPLLPAPLLGRPATPYPLLCPLQTQIAADIATATKQDEDGDTALHIAVAQGNLPVAQRLVSLFLQGQRDLDVYNNLRQTPLHLAVITTQPSLVKLLLSHGASPMALDRHGQTSVHLACEHGSPRCLRELLEWGSSRPELEARNYEGLTPLHVSVATSNRDTVLLLLEHGADIDAVDIKSGRSPLLHAVENNSLDMVELLIQNGANVNAQSYAGCTALHVASGRGLLDALRLLVRNGADCGIKNYHNDTALMVAKNRRVIDILRGKASRPPPASDCTRDGASPAPSSASSPGARLTPNGLPSASPGSPPSAPSPPHTPGACRTAPTNQRPETAEPANGASTPGPLHGVKLEGNMPPPTLGQPMGSATAPKPFLRLAESLLEPALHGAIYPIASPGQDTSTNHLSLLPGAFHPSIVQGLPPNRIHLRGVGLDQSRTPCGAGSPPAGVAEGQWLRSRDSGGS encoded by the exons ATGGCGGAGGAGATGCCCGTGGACCTGAGGACGTGGCGGAAGGGGGACAGCCCTGAGTGCCAGGGGAGCGGGGTTCCCCGTCCCAAAGACCCCGGGGGGCAGCGGGCTCCTCAGGGCAGCCGGCCATTCCCTGCACCCTGGCCCGGCGCCCCGGGGGGGCCAAGgactcctcccccccacctcggGGCGCCGAGTCCGGGGCCCCCCGACGAGGGGGGCAGGAAAGCAGAGACCTCGCTGCCCCTGCGCAAACGCCGCTACGCAGTGCGGGGACCGGGCTGGGAGCGGCCGGGGCCCCCGGCCGGGAAGGTGCCCAAGACGGAGAGCGACGGGGGGCAGGAGGGCGCCTCCGGGGGGCAGCATCCCCCCTTCTGCAACGGCTACTGCCCCCCCTACGTGGCTGTGGAGTACGCCCGCCTGCCAGCTCCCTACCTCATAG GTCTGACCGGACCCTTCCTGGTCCCGGAGCGGGCCCCCTTCTTCCACCCTGtggccccccaccccctactGCCGGCCCCTCTGCTGGGGCGCCCCGCCACTCCCtacccccttctctgccccctgcagaCACAGATAGCTGCTGACATCGCTACGGCGACCAAGCAGGACGAGGATGGAGACAc ggctCTGCACATCGCTGTGGCCCAGGGGAACCTGCCCGTTGCCCAGCGCCTGGTCAGCCTCTTCCTGCAGGGTCAGCGGGACCTGGACGTTTACAACAACCTGCGGCAG ACTCCCTTGCACCTGGCGGTGATCACCACCCAGCCATCCCTGGTGAAGCTGCTGCTCTCGCACGGGGCGTCCCCGATGGCACTGGACCGACACGGACAAACGTCGGTGCACCTGGCCTGCGAGCACGGCAGCCCCCGATGCCTGCGTGAGCTGCTAGAGTGGGGCAGCAGCCGACCTGAGCTGGAGGCCCGGAACTACGAGG GTCTCACCCCCCTGCACGTCTCTGTGGCCACCTCGAACCGGGAcacggtgctgctgctgctggagcacgGGGCGGACATCGATGCTGTG GACATCAAGAGCGGCCGCTCCCCCTTGCTCCATGCCGTGGAGAACAACAGCCTGGACATGGTGGAGCTGCTAATACAG AATGGGGCAAATGTCAACGCGCAGTCGTATGCGGGGTGCACGGCGCTGCACGTAGCCAGTGGGCGGGGGCTGCTGGACGCCCTGCGGCTGCTGGTGCGGAACGGGGCCGACTGCGGGATCAAGAACTATCACAACGACACGGCGCTCATGGTGGCCAAGAACCGGCGG GTGATTGACATCCTGAGGGGAAAGGCCTCCCGGCCTCCCCCAGCCTCCGACTGTACCCGGGACGGGGCCTCCCCGGCACCCAGTTCAGCCAGCTCCCCTGGCGCCCGCCTGACCCCCAATG gTCTGCCCAGCGCCTCCCCTGGCTCCCCACCGTCTGCCCCAAGCCCTCCGCACACCCCAGGAGCCTGCAGAACTGCCCCAACCAATCAGAGACCAGAAACTGCTGAGCCAGCCAATGGGGCATCAACACCAGGCCCCCTCCATGGGGTGAAGCTGGAGGGAAACATGCCCCCGCCCaccctggggcagccaatgggctctgccactgcccccaagCCCTTTCTGCGATTGGCCGAAAGCCTGCTGGAGCCTGCCCTCCATGGTGCCATCTACCCAATTGCGTCTCCTGGCCAGGACACCTCAACCAATCACCTCTCGCTGCTGCCTGGCGCCTTTCACCCGTCCATTGTCCAGGGGCTGCCACCCAATCGGATTCACCTGAGAGGTGTTGGGCTGGACCAGTCACGGACTccgtgtggggcagggagcccacCCGCGGGTGTGGCCGAGGGGCAGTGGCTTCGCAGCAGGGACAGCGGGGGCAGCTGA
- the CBLC gene encoding E3 ubiquitin-protein ligase CBL-C isoform X2, protein MAAAGGPGARRGPFALGAAARRSLDKALQGLEKLQRLVEQPGLGLRNSPPCLLQLLPQMRQHLLLIRGQPGASLSCLWEAGYFPVYINNLQRKVKQATKLFKGDPAGIFQEGSASRRMLTKLSLIFSHMLGELRALIPNGQDEGHQYQPSQPPAKAFWRGTWGARSLVSWSEFQAGLQRVHPVAPGPMAAALRATMDLTCSDHVSIFEFDIFTRLFQPWPTLLKNWTHLAVTHPGYVAFLTYDEVRARLQTYCNKPGSYVFRLSCTRLGQWAIGYVSRDGSILQTIPQDRPLFQALIEGHKEGFYLYPDGKNVNPDLTELTEPTAQNRIEVSPDQAQLYSQMGSTFQLCKICAENDKDVRLQPCGHLLCRDCLNAWQQVQTPTCPFCRREIQGHEEIRIDPVGGQGAGAAPDEDDDDLEDVESVLRELAALRKGILHSPPAWTLRCLVLPSPPGWICSSPGTRTPQPRTSHCPPWATPARTPVTGSGIGRCPPAPGPGGPLPRPSPTGLRSPADGGAGGGGLTAPETQ, encoded by the exons ATGGCTGCTGCAGGGGGACCAGGGGCCCGGCGGGGCCCCTTCGCCCTGGGCGCCGCCGCTCGGCGCTCGCTGGACAAGGCCCTACAGGGGCTGGAGAAGTTGCagcggctggtggagcagccggggctggggctgaggaacagccccccctgcctgctccagctcctgccccagatgCGCCAGCACCTGCTGCTGATCCGGGGCCAGCCTGGGGCCAGCCTGAGCTGCCTCTGGGAGGCCGGCTACTTCCCTGTCTACATCAACAACCTGCAGCGCAAGGTCAAGCAGGCCACCAAGCTCTTCAAGGGAGACCCGGCCGGAATTTTCCAGGAGGGGTCGGCCTCCAG GAGGATGCTGACCAAGCTGTCGCTGATCTTCAGCCACATGCTGGGGGAGCTCCGAGCCCTGATCCCCAACGGGCAGGACGAGGGGCACCAGTACCAGCCCAGCCAGCCGCCCGCCAAGGCCTTCTggagagggacatggggggcacG gagcCTGGTGTCGTGGAGCGAGTTccaggcagggctgcagcgggtTCACCCCGTGGCGCCCGGCCCCATGGCCGCGGCCCTGAGAGCCACCATGGACCTGACCTGCAGCGACCATGTGTCCATCTTCGAGTTCGACATCTTCACTCGCCTCTTCCAG ccctggcccACGCTGCTAAAGAACTGGACCCACCTGGCAGTGACGCACCCGGGCTACGTGGCCTTCCTGACCTACGACGAAGTGAGGGCGCGGCTGCAAACCTACTGCAACAAGCCGGGCAG CTATGTGTTTCGGCTCAGTTGCACGCGGCTGGGGCAGTGGGCCATCGGCTACGTGAGCCGGGACGGGAGCATCCTGCAGACCAtcccccaggacagacccctctTCCAGGCTCTGATCGAGGGGCACAAGGAGGGCTT TTACCTGTATCCAGATGGGAAGAACGTGAATCCGGACCTGACGGAGCTGACAGAACCGACGGCTCAGAACCGGATCGAGGTCTCACCG gacCAAGCCCAGCTCTACTCCCAGATGGGATCCACCTTCCAGCTCTGTAAAATCTGCGCTGAGAACGACAAGGATGTTCGGCTCCAGCCATGTGGGCACCTGCTGTGCAGGGACTGCCTGAACGCCTGGCAG CAAGTGCAGACCCCGACCTGCCCCTTCTGCCGCCGGGAGATCCAGGGGCATGAGGAGATTCGCATCGACCCCGTcggcgggcagggggcgggggcggctccGGATGAGGATGACGACGACCTGGAGGATGTGGAGTCGGTGCTGCGGGAGCTGGCGGCCCTgaggaag GGCATCCTGCATTCCCCCCCTGCCTGGACCCTGAGGTGCCTGGTCCTCCCGTCCCCCCCCGGCTGgatctgctccagcccagggacccggACCCCACAGCCCAG GACCTCCCACTGCCCCCCTTGGGCCaccccag